A single genomic interval of Nostoc commune NIES-4072 harbors:
- a CDS encoding CO2 hydration protein, producing the protein MTAVKTAIKLPPSKHEFAEVIHRLEAGGAMLPDTPENLMQIIGLYKAYAVPMDFYWRDLLYIAEREFLNPLPFFKYFLPKEYLERHNHYAGDDADLRIWRGEATAHPELLAFIEKGETFKMPKLLHHLFHDRINMEFAEACMRAMLWHRGMGGQFDPYLDSDEYKANADRAIKAYFQGNPVMLGLYKLFPDMFLEQCRQMSYYANLGLFWEVMAPVFFEMSDRYDEGSISSVPEAMSFLVNGIFAIAGRPIYHHVYIRGECYEIIPKSKGFMWLYEAALPYVEAVFYRTAPFRGTKSYNAQARQVPEDQKDFHFGILYADVFPVGTAGIPPTLLMQDMLHFLPPYLVDYYSQHCRGEEDMLIQLGVSFQRSMYCVTSAVIQALRTALLYPLDDPNPKHLQANRDFFEMQLNRFTRSDYNIRDAARLGSIQKQDYR; encoded by the coding sequence ATGACAGCAGTTAAAACAGCAATTAAATTACCTCCTTCCAAGCACGAATTTGCTGAAGTCATTCACCGCTTAGAAGCAGGTGGTGCAATGTTACCCGATACTCCAGAAAATTTGATGCAAATCATCGGTTTATATAAAGCTTATGCTGTGCCGATGGATTTTTACTGGCGCGACCTACTTTATATTGCCGAACGTGAATTTTTAAACCCGCTTCCCTTCTTTAAATACTTCTTACCCAAAGAGTATTTAGAACGGCATAATCATTACGCTGGCGATGATGCCGATTTGCGAATTTGGCGCGGCGAAGCTACTGCACATCCAGAACTTTTGGCATTTATTGAAAAAGGTGAAACTTTCAAAATGCCGAAGTTGTTGCATCACTTGTTCCACGATCGCATTAACATGGAATTTGCGGAAGCTTGTATGCGGGCGATGTTGTGGCACAGAGGGATGGGTGGACAATTTGACCCTTACCTGGATTCAGACGAATACAAAGCCAACGCTGACAGGGCAATTAAAGCTTACTTCCAAGGAAACCCGGTAATGCTGGGACTTTACAAGCTGTTCCCAGATATGTTTTTGGAACAGTGCCGCCAGATGTCGTATTACGCTAATCTGGGCTTATTCTGGGAAGTCATGGCCCCAGTGTTCTTTGAAATGTCCGATCGCTATGACGAAGGTAGCATTAGCAGCGTCCCAGAGGCGATGAGTTTCTTAGTTAATGGTATATTTGCGATCGCAGGTCGTCCCATTTACCATCATGTTTATATTCGTGGTGAATGCTACGAAATTATCCCCAAATCCAAGGGTTTTATGTGGCTATATGAAGCAGCATTACCTTATGTAGAAGCTGTTTTCTACCGCACTGCACCCTTCCGGGGGACAAAATCTTATAATGCTCAAGCGCGTCAAGTACCAGAAGACCAGAAAGACTTTCACTTTGGTATTCTTTACGCTGATGTATTTCCAGTGGGTACTGCTGGCATTCCTCCCACATTATTAATGCAAGATATGTTGCATTTTTTGCCCCCATATCTTGTTGATTACTACAGCCAACATTGCCGGGGCGAAGAAGATATGTTGATTCAGTTGGGAGTTAGTTTTCAACGGTCAATGTACTGTGTAACTTCTGCGGTCATTCAAGCCTTGCGAACTGCACTTTTATATCCATTAGATGACCCAAATCCCAAGCATTTACAAGCCAATCGAGATTTCTTTGAGATGCAGCTAAATCGCTTTACTCGATCCGATTACAATATTCGTGATGCTGCGCGTTTAGGGAGTATTCAAAAGCAAGATTATAGATAA
- a CDS encoding NADH-quinone oxidoreductase subunit M: protein MLSVLIWLPIFAAIVIAILPASFPKHRIRLTALIFSGIVLFWNFFILLKFDISNPGLQFKEYLPWNETLGLSYQIGVDGLSILMLVLNSLLTWISIYSSSKETERPRMFYSLILLVSGGVAGAFLAENLLLFFLFYELELIPFYLLISIWGGEKRAYAGIKFLIYTAVSGAFILATFLGMVWLSGSTNFAFDAVSTENLSTAKQILLLAGIVLGFGIKIPLVPFHTWLPDAYVEASAPIAILLGGVLAKLGTYGLLRFGLGMFPHAWSIIAPTLAIWGAVSAIYGAVIAIAQKDIKRMVAYSSVGHMGYILLAGAASTPLALVGAVAQMFSHGIILAILFHLVGVVEAKVGTRELDKLNGLMSPIRGLPLISALLVLSGMASAGIPGLTGFIAEFIVFQGSFSIFPIPTILCVVASGLTAVYFVILLNRTCFGRLDNIAYYPKVLWAEKIPALILAAFIIFLGVQPTWLVRWSESTTTTMVAAIPALEKTVISEVALK from the coding sequence ATGTTAAGCGTTTTGATTTGGCTCCCAATTTTCGCTGCTATTGTTATAGCAATATTACCTGCAAGTTTCCCTAAACATCGTATTCGTTTAACAGCATTAATTTTTTCTGGGATAGTTCTTTTCTGGAACTTTTTTATCCTGCTAAAATTTGATATTAGTAATCCAGGGTTGCAATTTAAAGAGTATTTACCCTGGAACGAAACCCTTGGCTTGAGCTATCAAATAGGTGTTGATGGGCTTTCTATATTAATGTTAGTGTTAAATAGCCTGCTCACCTGGATTTCTATTTACAGCAGCAGTAAAGAAACTGAACGCCCCCGGATGTTCTACTCCCTGATTTTATTAGTGAGTGGAGGAGTTGCAGGCGCTTTCCTCGCTGAAAATTTGCTGTTATTCTTCCTATTCTACGAACTAGAATTAATCCCTTTCTACTTGCTAATTTCCATTTGGGGAGGGGAAAAACGGGCTTATGCTGGAATTAAATTCCTGATTTATACTGCTGTTTCAGGAGCATTTATTCTGGCAACATTCTTGGGTATGGTGTGGCTGAGTGGTTCTACCAATTTTGCTTTTGATGCAGTCTCTACAGAAAATCTCTCAACAGCAAAACAAATCCTTTTACTAGCAGGGATAGTACTAGGTTTTGGTATTAAAATCCCCTTAGTTCCCTTCCATACTTGGCTACCGGATGCTTATGTTGAAGCTTCAGCACCAATTGCCATTCTTCTCGGTGGCGTGTTAGCAAAGCTGGGAACTTATGGACTGTTGCGATTTGGGTTGGGTATGTTTCCCCATGCTTGGAGTATCATTGCACCGACTTTGGCAATTTGGGGAGCAGTCAGCGCTATTTATGGAGCAGTAATTGCGATCGCTCAAAAAGATATCAAGCGCATGGTAGCATATAGTTCCGTCGGTCACATGGGCTATATCTTGCTAGCTGGTGCTGCTAGTACTCCCTTGGCACTTGTGGGTGCAGTCGCTCAAATGTTTAGCCACGGTATCATCTTAGCGATTCTCTTCCACTTGGTGGGAGTTGTAGAAGCCAAAGTTGGCACCCGCGAGTTAGATAAACTCAATGGTTTGATGAGTCCTATACGCGGTTTACCCCTAATTAGTGCCTTACTAGTTTTAAGTGGGATGGCTAGTGCAGGTATTCCTGGTTTAACAGGATTCATCGCCGAATTTATCGTCTTTCAAGGTAGTTTCTCCATCTTTCCCATTCCGACAATTTTGTGTGTAGTAGCTAGTGGATTAACCGCAGTTTATTTTGTCATCCTCCTCAACCGCACTTGTTTTGGCAGACTCGATAACATCGCCTACTATCCTAAAGTTCTTTGGGCTGAGAAAATACCAGCTTTAATTTTGGCAGCTTTTATCATCTTTTTGGGAGTACAACCCACTTGGTTAGTGCGTTGGAGTGAATCGACAACTACAACAATGGTAGCTGCAATTCCCGCTTTAGAAAAAACCGTAATCTCTGAAGTCGCCCTGAAATAG
- the hpnJ gene encoding hopanoid biosynthesis associated radical SAM protein HpnJ — protein MKKTLFLSPPSFDGFDGGAGSRYQAKREITSFWYPTWLAQPAALVPGSKLIDAPPHDQTVEDVIEIAQDYELIIMHTSTPSLPNDVKCAETIKAQNPNIKIGFIGAHVAVLPEQTLTENPIIDFVCRHEFDYTCKELAEGKSWNEITGLSYRDRQGNIHHNEDRPLIHDWDSLPSVLPIYHRDLDITKYFIGYLLHPYISFYTGRGCPAKCTFCLWPQTIGGHLYRTKSPEAVGREMEEAKALFGDKVREYMFDDDTFTIDKHRAIAISEHMRRLKLTWSCNARANLDYDTLKKLRDNGLRLLLVGFESGNQQILDGIKKGIKLEVARKFMENCHKLGITVHGTFIIGLPDETQQTIEETVRFACDVSPHTIQVSIAAPYPGTELYRQAEENNWFSNNSLVASSGIQMSTLQYPNLSSAEIEDAVEKMYRKFYFRPKAIIPIVTEMLTDPQMLVRRLREGREFFSYLKDRRTQATAKAASVVVS, from the coding sequence GTGAAAAAAACTTTGTTTCTCAGTCCTCCTTCCTTCGATGGATTTGATGGTGGAGCGGGTTCACGATACCAAGCCAAGCGCGAAATTACTTCCTTTTGGTATCCGACATGGCTAGCGCAACCGGCAGCCCTTGTGCCTGGTAGCAAGCTAATTGATGCACCACCACACGATCAAACAGTAGAAGATGTAATCGAAATTGCTCAAGATTACGAGCTAATTATCATGCACACTAGCACGCCTTCGCTACCTAATGATGTGAAGTGCGCCGAGACAATCAAGGCTCAAAACCCGAATATCAAGATTGGCTTCATTGGAGCGCATGTAGCAGTGTTACCAGAGCAGACGCTGACTGAAAACCCAATCATTGACTTTGTGTGTCGCCACGAATTCGACTATACCTGCAAAGAACTAGCAGAAGGTAAATCTTGGAATGAAATTACAGGTCTAAGCTACCGCGATCGCCAGGGTAATATACATCATAATGAAGATCGCCCCTTAATTCACGATTGGGATTCTCTGCCCAGTGTATTGCCGATTTATCATCGGGATTTGGATATTACTAAATACTTTATTGGCTACTTACTGCATCCATACATTTCCTTTTACACTGGGAGAGGCTGTCCGGCAAAATGTACCTTCTGCCTTTGGCCACAAACAATTGGTGGACACTTATACCGCACTAAAAGCCCGGAAGCCGTCGGGCGCGAAATGGAAGAAGCTAAAGCGCTCTTTGGCGATAAGGTGCGAGAATATATGTTTGATGACGACACCTTTACCATTGACAAACATCGAGCGATCGCAATTAGCGAACACATGCGCCGACTCAAATTGACTTGGAGTTGCAACGCCCGTGCTAATCTCGACTATGACACCCTGAAAAAACTACGCGATAATGGCTTACGCCTACTCTTAGTGGGATTTGAATCTGGCAATCAGCAAATTTTGGATGGGATTAAGAAAGGAATCAAACTGGAAGTAGCGCGGAAGTTTATGGAAAATTGTCATAAACTCGGCATTACCGTACACGGTACATTTATCATTGGTTTACCCGACGAAACTCAACAAACAATCGAAGAAACAGTCCGTTTTGCTTGCGACGTTAGTCCTCATACAATTCAAGTTTCCATCGCAGCCCCCTATCCCGGAACAGAACTTTATCGTCAAGCAGAAGAAAATAATTGGTTTAGTAACAATTCCTTAGTTGCTAGTTCTGGAATTCAAATGTCCACACTGCAATATCCAAATCTTTCTAGTGCTGAGATTGAAGACGCTGTTGAGAAGATGTATCGGAAGTTTTACTTCCGTCCCAAAGCGATTATCCCAATTGTTACTGAAATGCTCACCGATCCGCAAATGTTAGTTCGTCGCCTACGTGAAGGGCGGGAATTTTTCTCTTACTTGAAAGATCGTCGCACTCAAGCAACTGCAAAAGCAGCATCAGTAGTTGTTAGTTAA
- a CDS encoding ferritin-like domain-containing protein produces MKIGSKEHKELFCRSFIESHLEYEPEHLSWPTLDSVALESLRNIPFWREALNTEQEAGVMVNAFAATISDPLLKDAIALQGMEEVRHGRLIKFLIDHYDIQISPPPAPVLPSNIKTAFLDFGFGECLDSFLAFGLFGLARRHVNYIPEALFDIFDTVLDEEARHIMFFINWVTYLQIQEGKSNWLRAINALIHYSRALQDKIQAFSGSNEEQQEGFTATGASNFIDNLTPELLLSTCLKENSRRLGVFHKELLQPQLMPNLAKIALVTLRLIPRRQSHSIAQLSEP; encoded by the coding sequence ATGAAAATAGGAAGCAAAGAACACAAAGAACTTTTTTGCCGTAGCTTTATTGAAAGTCACTTAGAGTACGAGCCAGAACACCTCTCTTGGCCGACTCTAGACAGTGTAGCTCTCGAAAGCTTGCGTAATATTCCTTTTTGGAGAGAAGCACTGAATACAGAACAAGAAGCAGGAGTGATGGTGAACGCTTTTGCAGCCACAATTAGCGACCCTTTATTAAAAGACGCGATCGCTCTACAAGGTATGGAAGAAGTTCGCCACGGGAGACTAATTAAATTTTTGATCGATCACTACGATATTCAAATTTCTCCACCTCCTGCACCTGTACTTCCTAGTAATATTAAAACGGCCTTCCTTGACTTTGGTTTTGGTGAATGTCTTGACTCTTTTTTAGCCTTTGGTCTATTTGGACTCGCTCGCCGTCATGTTAACTACATCCCAGAAGCATTATTTGATATCTTCGATACGGTTCTAGATGAAGAAGCCCGTCACATCATGTTCTTCATTAATTGGGTTACTTACCTGCAAATTCAAGAAGGCAAAAGTAATTGGTTACGGGCAATTAATGCTCTTATTCATTACAGCAGAGCCTTACAAGATAAGATTCAAGCCTTTAGTGGTTCTAACGAGGAACAACAAGAGGGTTTCACAGCCACCGGCGCTAGCAACTTTATAGATAATTTAACTCCAGAGTTATTGTTATCTACTTGCTTGAAAGAAAACAGCCGACGGCTTGGGGTATTTCATAAAGAATTACTCCAACCGCAGCTTATGCCGAACCTGGCCAAAATTGCCTTAGTTACTCTCAGACTCATACCTCGGCGTCAATCTCATTCAATAGCTCAATTATCAGAACCTTAA
- the hpnK gene encoding hopanoid biosynthesis-associated protein HpnK, protein MLAQRFAIINGDDFGFSEGVNQAIIKAHKQGVLTSTSLMVSADAANEAVALANSYPNLAVGLHLVLICGRSVLPPDQIPHLVDKEGNFSNSPFLAGLRYQFVKETHQELRQEIRAQLEKFRSTGLPLSHVDGHLHLHIHPIVLRILVDLAAEFDIKVIRLPSEELGLTLRVNRSNLLTKLVWSGVFGRLRRYGERILESEGIKFTQRVYGLLQTGGITEEYLLGLIPQIQADLVEIYSHPAMPTTGYANAIHGDPLNGTLAGEAELAALLSDRVREALLSNGFEITNHHFLCQRSI, encoded by the coding sequence ATGCTAGCACAGCGATTCGCCATCATTAATGGTGATGACTTTGGTTTTTCTGAAGGAGTTAATCAAGCAATTATCAAAGCACACAAACAAGGAGTGCTAACTAGCACCAGCTTGATGGTGAGCGCTGATGCTGCAAACGAGGCTGTCGCCTTGGCAAATTCTTACCCAAATCTGGCTGTTGGGTTACATCTCGTCTTAATATGTGGACGTTCTGTGCTACCGCCAGACCAAATTCCTCATTTAGTTGACAAAGAAGGTAACTTTTCTAACAGTCCGTTCCTGGCTGGGTTGCGGTATCAATTTGTCAAGGAAACCCATCAAGAACTACGACAAGAAATTCGCGCCCAGTTAGAAAAATTCCGTTCTACTGGTTTGCCTCTTTCTCATGTAGATGGACATTTGCATTTGCATATCCATCCAATAGTTTTGCGTATTTTAGTTGATCTAGCAGCAGAATTTGATATTAAAGTAATTCGGCTGCCCAGTGAAGAACTGGGGTTGACCCTCAGAGTTAATCGCAGTAATTTACTGACAAAACTAGTTTGGTCAGGAGTATTTGGCAGACTACGCCGCTATGGTGAGAGAATACTAGAGTCTGAAGGGATTAAATTTACCCAAAGAGTTTACGGTTTATTGCAAACTGGTGGTATTACAGAGGAATACTTACTTGGGTTGATACCCCAAATCCAAGCAGACTTGGTAGAGATTTACTCTCATCCAGCGATGCCTACGACGGGCTACGCCAACGCTATTCATGGTGATCCTTTAAATGGAACACTAGCAGGTGAAGCAGAACTTGCTGCCTTGTTAAGCGATAGGGTACGCGAAGCGCTCCTCAGTAACGGCTTTGAAATTACCAACCACCATTTCCTATGCCAACGTAGCATCTAA
- a CDS encoding carbonic anhydrase produces MSRKYPQINLSRRSLFKFGAGAIGTGVLTAGLSSNLLAAEKKAPAEDNITPDKALQELLEGNDRFVKAKRRNPHQTRSRLVEVAKGQKPFASILGCADSRVPSEIVFDQGLGDLFVCRVAGNIATPEEIGSLEFGSLILGSKVIMVVGHERCGAVDAAIKGAPVPGQIGSLLEAIKPSVESSKGKEGDKLENACKANVLAQIEKLKSSSVLSELIKSEKLKIVGGYYDLDTGRISLVS; encoded by the coding sequence ATGAGTAGAAAATATCCCCAAATCAACCTTTCCAGAAGAAGTTTATTCAAGTTTGGTGCAGGTGCGATCGGTACAGGTGTATTGACAGCCGGACTTAGCTCAAACTTACTTGCAGCCGAAAAAAAAGCCCCAGCAGAAGATAATATTACCCCTGACAAGGCATTGCAAGAATTATTAGAGGGTAATGATAGATTTGTCAAAGCAAAACGTCGCAATCCCCACCAAACCCGTTCGCGCCTAGTCGAAGTAGCTAAAGGTCAAAAGCCCTTTGCTTCGATTCTAGGTTGTGCAGATTCACGAGTGCCTTCAGAGATTGTCTTCGATCAAGGGCTTGGAGATTTATTTGTCTGCCGTGTAGCTGGTAATATTGCGACACCAGAAGAAATTGGTAGCCTAGAATTTGGCAGCTTAATATTAGGCTCCAAAGTCATCATGGTAGTGGGACATGAAAGATGTGGTGCAGTGGATGCTGCAATCAAAGGCGCTCCGGTACCAGGACAAATTGGAAGTTTGCTTGAGGCAATTAAACCGAGTGTAGAAAGTTCAAAAGGAAAAGAAGGAGATAAGTTAGAAAATGCTTGTAAAGCAAATGTCTTAGCACAAATTGAAAAATTGAAATCGTCATCAGTTTTATCTGAATTAATCAAGTCAGAAAAGCTGAAAATAGTCGGTGGTTATTACGATTTAGATACTGGCAGAATCAGTTTAGTTAGTTAG
- a CDS encoding cyclic peptide export ABC transporter, protein MNLIYFLLRSSWGMVAIAIATGFLSGGSSAGLIALISHAASSSGASRLTSIIWGFVGLAIVVLITSIISQVMLIHLSQNAVLQLRMRLSRQIISSELTHLERLGNPRLLATLTEDIQAVANAVYQMPFIFINLAIVLGCIAYITWLSWLVLVLVCGISIVAIASCQWLLNKGEKLLALAREDEDQLFKHFRTITEGVKELKLNHRRREDFLEGKLHPTANKFRHHNIQGLTLFATTSSWGQLVFFFALGFVMFVLPNLLTINAETLSGYILTFTYLVLPMDNIISKLPLLSQASIAWQKIESLGLSLASRSEISTVPLAIKSDWHSLKFKNVTHIYYTVEEDNSFIFGPIDLTLYPQELVFIIGGNGSGKSTLVKLITGLYIPENGEIWFDDNLISETNREWYRQHFSVVFSDFYLFEELLGLKNSYLDAQATKYLRQLQLDHKVKVENGQLSTTALSQGQRKRLALLTAYLEDRPIYLFDEWAADQDPVFKEIFYTQLLPELRSRGKTVLVISHDDRYFHLADRIIKLDYGKIEYDKT, encoded by the coding sequence ATGAATTTGATTTACTTTCTTTTGCGTTCTTCTTGGGGGATGGTAGCGATCGCGATCGCTACGGGATTTTTGAGTGGCGGTAGTAGTGCGGGTTTGATTGCCTTAATTAGCCATGCTGCAAGTAGCAGTGGTGCTTCTCGTCTCACATCCATAATTTGGGGTTTTGTGGGGCTGGCGATAGTTGTATTAATTACCAGTATCATTTCTCAAGTGATGCTGATTCACCTGTCTCAGAATGCGGTTTTGCAATTACGGATGCGTTTGAGTCGGCAAATTATCAGTTCTGAGTTGACTCATTTAGAACGGTTAGGGAATCCTCGATTATTGGCAACTCTCACAGAAGATATTCAGGCGGTTGCTAATGCTGTTTATCAGATGCCTTTTATCTTTATTAATTTAGCCATCGTTCTGGGGTGCATAGCATATATAACCTGGCTCTCTTGGTTAGTACTGGTGCTAGTTTGTGGTATTTCAATAGTAGCGATCGCTAGTTGTCAATGGCTACTCAACAAAGGAGAGAAATTGCTGGCTCTAGCTCGTGAAGATGAAGATCAACTGTTTAAACATTTTCGCACTATTACCGAAGGAGTTAAGGAACTCAAACTAAACCACAGGCGGCGTGAAGATTTTTTAGAAGGAAAACTCCACCCAACTGCTAACAAGTTCCGCCATCATAATATTCAAGGTCTAACCCTATTTGCCACAACTTCTAGTTGGGGGCAACTCGTATTCTTTTTTGCCCTCGGTTTTGTCATGTTTGTGCTGCCTAATCTGCTTACTATCAATGCCGAAACTCTCTCTGGTTACATTTTGACCTTTACTTACTTGGTGTTACCAATGGATAACATCATCAGCAAACTTCCTCTATTAAGTCAAGCCAGTATTGCCTGGCAAAAAATTGAGTCATTGGGTTTATCTCTAGCTAGTCGATCTGAAATATCTACTGTTCCACTTGCAATTAAATCTGATTGGCACAGCTTAAAATTTAAAAATGTTACTCACATCTACTATACAGTTGAAGAAGACAATAGCTTTATTTTTGGGCCCATCGACCTGACACTATATCCTCAAGAATTAGTTTTCATTATCGGCGGTAATGGTAGCGGTAAATCTACATTAGTGAAACTAATTACCGGACTTTATATCCCTGAAAACGGCGAAATTTGGTTTGATGACAACTTAATTAGCGAAACGAATCGAGAATGGTATCGTCAGCATTTTTCTGTTGTATTTTCTGACTTTTATTTATTTGAAGAACTTCTCGGCTTAAAAAATTCTTATTTGGATGCTCAAGCCACAAAATACTTACGACAATTGCAACTAGACCATAAGGTAAAAGTTGAAAATGGTCAACTTTCTACCACTGCTCTTTCTCAAGGACAACGTAAACGATTAGCTTTACTCACAGCATACCTGGAAGATCGACCAATTTATCTATTTGATGAATGGGCAGCCGATCAAGATCCAGTATTCAAGGAAATATTTTATACTCAACTTCTACCAGAACTGCGATCGCGGGGTA